Proteins from a genomic interval of Trifolium pratense cultivar HEN17-A07 linkage group LG6, ARS_RC_1.1, whole genome shotgun sequence:
- the LOC123893289 gene encoding uncharacterized protein LOC123893289, producing MADNMVVSFRSNIQRRRFEALRQREMTLHIVPDSHTMVALGISESVRFLIHQIGWESFAFSNLPIYRNLTLEFLSSFKYDPIYGKHLRRGLVSFRLFGNTYTYNHRDIAEFLGVPSGLDAITRVQNDSFMEGELERYWGIITGNPNAAPNERFSSEIHNPAFRYFHMIIAHTFFGKAMNNTTVSQAELFMMFCVYQNRPINAATFLLTNFVRIIEEPTHPISIGGFVTFLARAIGLHTPLSKIVPLGGMQPMDLNLCFNYHMIENLGPNEFQLLINLVPVHHFTLPNSVRISIHDKDNWLYDLEGQDESDPETPPLYHYTLGPPSPPHPAASSTVPPTPADHGATIATLQTEIATLRTDFHNFMDLVIAQLNRLTQDILSLRRRFPPADAPPSG from the coding sequence atgGCCGACAACATGGTTGTCTCGTTCAGAAGTAACATCCAGAGGAGACGCTTCGAAGCCCTTCGTCAACGTGAAATGACGCTTCACATCGTCCCTGATAGCCACACCATGGTAGCTCTAGGTATCTCCGAAAGTGTCAGGTTCTTGATCCACCAAATAGGCTGGGAGAGTTTTGCCTTTTCCAACCTTCCAATTTACCGTAACCTGACTTTAGAGTTCTTAAGCTCATTCAAGTACGACCCCATCTATGGAAAACACCTCCGTCGCGGCCTGGTTAGTTTTAGACTATTTGGTAATACTTATACTTATAACCACCGTGACATAGCCGAGTTTCTAGGAGTCCCTAGTGGCCTTGATGCCATTACCAGAGTCCAGAATGATAGCTTTATGGAAGGGGAACTTGAACGTTATTGGGGAATTATAACAGGAAACCCTAACGCTGCTCCAAATGAAAGATTCAGTTCTGAAATCCACAACCCAGCGTTTCGGTATTTTCACATGATCATAGCCCATACTTTCTTTGGGAAAGCGATGAACAACACAACAGTATCTCAAGCTGAACTctttatgatgttttgtgtttatCAAAACCGTCCGATCAATGCCGCGACGTTCCTCCTCACCAACTTTGTCCGAATTATTGAGGAACCTACTCACCCAATCAGTATTGGCGGCTTTGTCACTTTCCTAGCTAGGGCTATAGGACTTCATACCCCCCTGTCCAAAATTGTTCCTTTGGGGGGAATGCAACCTATGGATCTAAACCTCTGCTTCAACTACCACATGATAGAGAATCTAGGACCTAATGAGTTTCAGTTGCTTATCAACCTCGTGCCAGTTCACCATTTCACCCTGCCCAATAGTGTCAGGATTAGTATTCATGACAAAGATAACTGGCTTTATGATTTAGAAGGCCAAGACGAGTCTGACCCTGAAACTCCTCCACTCTATCATTACACCCTTGGGCCTCCATCCCCTCCTCATCCAGCGGCCTCTTCAACTGTTCCACCGACTCCGGCTGACCATGGTGCTACCATCGCTACTCTGCAAACCGAGATCGCTACTCTTCGCACAGACTTCCATAACTTTATGGATCTCGTCATTGCACAACTCAACCGTTTGACGCAAGACATCCTTAGCTTACGACGACGTTTTCCTCCTGCGGATGCACCTCCAAGTGGCTGA
- the LOC123893293 gene encoding aspartic proteinase 36-like isoform X4, translated as MVELVILMFKDNCLSKFLTKKMHIFKFSITYGDGSTTAGSFVNDSLTFNQVNGNLHNAAENSSVVFGCGAKQSGTLGSSSDEALDGIIGFGQSNSSVLSQLAASGKEELRAPQESQHGDAVMEAFVKGRSGSVLGKGSILKMCSMNPRH; from the exons ATGGTGGAGTTAGTAATTTTGATGTTCAAGGACAATTGTCTCTCCAAATTCTTAACCAAGAAGATGCACATATTCAAGTTCAG CATAACTTATGGAGATGGAAGTACAACCGCTGGATCCTTTGTGAATGATTCTCTTACATTCAACCAAGTAAATGGTAATCTCCATAATGCAGCAGAAAATAGCAGTGTGGTTTTTGG GTGCGGCGCTAAACAATCTGGGACATTGGGTTCATCTTCTGATGAAGCCCTTGATGGAATCATTGGTTTTGGACAATCAAATTCTTCTGTGCTTTCACAGCTTGCTGCATCTGGAAAG GAAGAGTTGAGAGCACCGCAAGAGTCTCAACATGGAGATGCAGTGATGGAAGCATTTGTTAAGGGCCGGAGTGGTTCAGTTCTGGGAAAAGGCTCCATACTAAAAAT GTGTTCGATGAACCCACGTCATTAA
- the LOC123893293 gene encoding uncharacterized protein LOC123893293 isoform X3, which produces MVELVILMFKDNCLSKFLTKKMHIFKFRCGAKQSGTLGSSSDEALDGIIGFGQSNSSVLSQLAASGKVKRIFSHCLDSINGGGTFSIGEVVEPKFNTTPLVPNIHPLNHIPEVQAMKWSIRLRPGRFFTVPEELRAPQESQHGDAVMEAFVKGRSGSVLGKGSILKMCSMNPRH; this is translated from the exons ATGGTGGAGTTAGTAATTTTGATGTTCAAGGACAATTGTCTCTCCAAATTCTTAACCAAGAAGATGCACATATTCAAGTTCAG GTGCGGCGCTAAACAATCTGGGACATTGGGTTCATCTTCTGATGAAGCCCTTGATGGAATCATTGGTTTTGGACAATCAAATTCTTCTGTGCTTTCACAGCTTGCTGCATCTGGAAAGGTGAAAAGAATATTTTCGCACTGCCTTGATAGTATCAATGGAGGAGGAACATTTTCCATAGGGGAAGTGGTGGAGCCAAAATTTAACACTACTCCATTGGTACCAAATAT TCATCCTTTGAATCACATACCGGAGGTGCAGGCTATGAAATGGAGCATAAGACTGAGACCGGGGCGATTTTTCACTGTCCCT GAAGAGTTGAGAGCACCGCAAGAGTCTCAACATGGAGATGCAGTGATGGAAGCATTTGTTAAGGGCCGGAGTGGTTCAGTTCTGGGAAAAGGCTCCATACTAAAAAT GTGTTCGATGAACCCACGTCATTAA
- the LOC123893293 gene encoding uncharacterized protein LOC123893293 isoform X2 — protein sequence MVELVILMFKDNCLSKFLTKKMHIFKFSITYGDGSTTAGSFVNDSLTFNQVNGNLHNAAENSSVVFGCGAKQSGTLGSSSDEALDGIIGFGQSNSSVLSQLAASGKLFFQVFVCMIDLLLSVVHLNGQRITYTAQYSHPLNHIPEVQAMKWSIRLRPGRFFTVPEELRAPQESQHGDAVMEAFVKGRSGSVLGKGSILKMCSMNPRH from the exons ATGGTGGAGTTAGTAATTTTGATGTTCAAGGACAATTGTCTCTCCAAATTCTTAACCAAGAAGATGCACATATTCAAGTTCAG CATAACTTATGGAGATGGAAGTACAACCGCTGGATCCTTTGTGAATGATTCTCTTACATTCAACCAAGTAAATGGTAATCTCCATAATGCAGCAGAAAATAGCAGTGTGGTTTTTGG GTGCGGCGCTAAACAATCTGGGACATTGGGTTCATCTTCTGATGAAGCCCTTGATGGAATCATTGGTTTTGGACAATCAAATTCTTCTGTGCTTTCACAGCTTGCTGCATCTGGAAAG CTCTTTTTTCAAGTATTTGTATGTATGATAGATCTTTTGTTATCTGTTGTCCACTTGAACGGCCAACGAATCACATACACGGCTCAATATAGTCATCCTTTGAATCACATACCGGAGGTGCAGGCTATGAAATGGAGCATAAGACTGAGACCGGGGCGATTTTTCACTGTCCCT GAAGAGTTGAGAGCACCGCAAGAGTCTCAACATGGAGATGCAGTGATGGAAGCATTTGTTAAGGGCCGGAGTGGTTCAGTTCTGGGAAAAGGCTCCATACTAAAAAT GTGTTCGATGAACCCACGTCATTAA
- the LOC123893288 gene encoding G-type lectin S-receptor-like serine/threonine-protein kinase At1g11300 isoform X1, translated as MATEVKTSQLTILMDSPFIMKRRNHLKIDFNNYTNMFLFFILSMLCFDFIDVSVAIDTITSTQFIKDPETLSSKSGNFTLGFFSPENSTNRYVGIWWQPQFTVVSVLNRDQPLKDSSGVVKISDDGNDLVVLNGKKEVIWTSDVPNIATNSSSILLDSGNLVLVEGTTGKTIWESFEHPSNVMLPNMKLTGNKITGEKVKLTSWKTPFDPSIGSFTLSVERLLIPEVFIWNETRPYWRTGPWNGKIFTGVPNMKTHYLSGIRVIDDGEGNVLFFEITTDTVGLIIYNLTSEGNCEEKWWDEKKKEWKQTSNIHETECDIYGVCGTFASCNSQNSPICSCLKGFEPKNKEEWNRQNWTGCVRRTPLQQCERERNQNTSADKKADGFLKLQMVKVPDFADGSSLTLSSDTCRNQCLENCSCVAYSYDADIGCMSWSGNLVDIQQFSNGGLYLYIRVAHTELGKHYKERNITVIIIITVIAGTVLVLACAYIMWRRISNKHARNRSGSAIGELSQVKLQELLLLDLGKLATATNNFHSSNKLGQGGFGPVYKGTMHDGQEIAVKRLSKSSGQGQAEFMNEVAVISKLQHRNLVRLLGCCVEGEEKMLIYEYMPNKSLDVFLFDTSKSKILDWSKRFSIIEGIARGLLYLHRDSRLKIIHRDLKPSNILLDNELNPKISDFGMARIFGGNEDQENTRRVVGTYGYMSPEYAMQGLFSDKSDVFSFGVLLLEIISGRRNSKFYDCENSLTLLGFVWIQWTEDNILSLIDPEIYDPIHYKYMFRSIHIGLLCVQEFSIDRPTMAAVTSMLNSEILDLPPPKKPAFILRQNMLSSLSSDENNDGLHSINLVSISDLQGR; from the exons ATGGCTACAGAAGTAAAAACCAGTcaattaacaatactaatgGATTCACCATTTATCATGAAAAGAAGGAATCATCTAAAAATAGATTTCAACAACTACACAAATATGTTTCTGTTCTTCATTTTGAGCATGctatgttttgattttataGATGTCAGTGTTGCCATAGACACTATTACATCAACTCAGTTTATCAAGGACCCTGAAACTCTAAGCTCCAAGAGTGGTAACTTCACTTTAGGCTTCTTCAGCCCTGAAAATTCGACGAATCGCTATGTTGGAATTTGGTGGCAGCCACAGTTCACAGTTGTATCGGTGCTTAACAGAGACCAACCTCTCAAAGATTCTTCTGGTGTTGTTAAAATATCTGATGATGGTAATGATCTTGTGGTACTCAATGGAAAGAAAGAGGTGATTTGGACATCAGATGTGCCAAATATCGCAACCAATTCAAGTTCCATACTTTTGGATTCAGGCAACCTTGTTCTAGTTGAAGGCACAACAGGAAAAACTATATGGGAGAGTTTCGAACATCCTTCAAATGTAATGTTACCAAACATGAAACTTACAGGCAACAAAATAACAGGTGAGAAAGTAAAACTCACATCATGGAAAACACCATTTGATCCATCTATTGGAAGCTTCACTTTAAGTGTTGAAAGACTTCTTATACCTGAAGTTTTCATTTGGAATGAAACTCGGCCATATTGGCGCACCGGTCCTTGGAATGGTAAGATTTTTACAGGGGTTCCTAATATGAAAACTCATTATCTCAGTGGTATACGTGTTATAGATGATGGAGAAGGAAATGTTTTGTTCTTTGAAATAACGACGGATACAGTTGGTCTCATAATCTATAATCTGACTTCAGAAGGAAATTGTGAAGAGAAATGGTGggatgaaaagaagaaagaatggAAACAAACATCGAATATTCATGAAACAGAATGTGATATTTATGGTGTATGTGGAACTTTTGCAAGCTGTAATTCACAGAATTCACCAATATGTAGCTGTTTGAAAGGGTTTGAGCCAAAGAACAAAGAGGAATGGAATAGACAGAATTGGACTGGGTGTGTTAGGAGGACACCTCTGCAGCAGTGTGAAAGAGAAAGAAACCAAAACACAAGTGCTGACAAAAAAGCTGATGGTTTTTTAAAACTGCAGATGGTAAAAGTTCCTGATTTTGCAGATGGGTCATCTCTAACACTTTCATCAGATACATGCAGAAACCAGTGTTTGGAGAATTGTTCTTGTGTTGCATATTCATATGATGCTGACATTGGTTGTATGTCTTGGTCTGGAAATCTAGTTGACATACAACAATTTTCAAATGGCGGACTTTACTTATATATTCGCGTAGCACACACGGAACTTGGTAAACATT ATAAAGAGAGAAACATTACGGTCATCATTATTATAACAGTGATAGCCGGAACTGTCTTGGTTCTTGCTTGTGCATATATCATGTGGAGAAGGATATCTAACAAGCACG CAAGAAACCGAAGTGGAAGCGCAATTGGAGAACTGTCACAAGTTAAACTCCAAGAACTATTACTATTAGATTTAGGTAAGCTTGCAACTGCGACCAACAACTTTCACTCATCCAACAAACTTGGGCAGGGTGGTTTTGGACCAGTATACAAG GGGACAATGCATGATGGTCAGGAAATAGCGGTTAAAAGACTTTCTAAGTCATCCGGACAAGGTCAGGCAGAATTCATGAATGAAGTAGCGGTGATTTCTAAACTTCAACACCGAAATCTTGTAAGACTTCTTGGCTGCTGCGTTGAAGGAGAGGAAAAAATGTTGATATATGAGTACATGCCAAACAAAAGTTTGGATGTGTTTCTCTTTG ATAcatcaaaaagtaaaattcttGATTGGAGTAAACGCTTTAGCATAATAGAAGGAATAGCTCGAGGATTGTTGTATCTTCACAGAGATTCCAGGCTAAAAATTATACATAGAGATTTGAAGCCAAGTAATATCTTACTAGATAATGAGCTTAATCCAAAAATATCAGACTTTGGTATGGCCAGAATCTTTGGAGGTAATGAAGATCAAGAAAATACTAGAAGAGTTGTCGGAACTTA TGGCTATATGTCTCCAGAATACGCAATGCAAGGACTGTTTTCCGATAAATCTGATGTGTTTAGCTTTGGAGTTTTGCTTCTTGAGATAATAAGCGGACGacgaaattcaaaattttatgatTGCGAGAATTCTCTAACCCTTTTAGGATTT GTGTGGATACAATGGACAGAAGACAATATTTTATCTCTCATAGATCCAGAAATATATGATCCTATccattataaatatatgtttaggTCCATACACATAGGACTTCTGTGTGTACAGGAATTTTCCATAGACAGACCAACTATGGCTGCTGTAACTTCAATGCTTAATAGTGAGATTTTAGATCTTCCTCCTCCAAAGAAACCTGCATTCATACTGAGACAGAATATGCTAAGCTCATTGTCGTCTGACGAGAACAATGATGGCTTGCATTCTATCAACTTAGTCAGTATTTCAGACCTCCAGGGAAGATAG
- the LOC123893292 gene encoding putative F-box/FBD/LRR-repeat protein At5g22670, whose amino-acid sequence MSRSIPTEDRISSLPDPILHHILSFLPTKIAATTTILSKRWNPLWLSVPTLNFDDTTFEDYISFRHFVSTVFLSRDINLPIQSFHLKCAKQHSDEHDINRFIYAAMQRGGIENLHLNMFGRLSLKVKLLTTIFSCKTLVVLHLRKVNLKDLSNVTVDLPRLKTLHLTRVLFERFEYLPKLLSRCPILEELHIKHVPQRFVFQENSQCLPNLIRANFSCPNDLFSNVLFTLCCRAEVLRVEMELFYFEWNWQFPMYLNLTYIKLILKNKHPEKWKWLLEVLNCCPKLQNLTIHEVFSKPLLCRRMKFSTKYCQIAAIIYSTVA is encoded by the exons ATGTCAAGATCAATTCCAACAGAAGATAGAATTAGCTCACTGCCAGATCCAATTCTGCATCACATTCTTTCATTTCTCCCAACCAAAATTGCTGCAACCACAACCATTCTCTCAAAGAGATGGAATCCACTATGGCTCTCTGTTCCAACTCTCAACTTCGACGACACAACATTCGAAGACTACATCTCCTTTCGCCATTTTGTGTCTACTGTCTTTCTCTCAAGAGACATCAATTTACCCATCCAATCCTTCCACCTCAAATGTGCAAAACAGCACTCCGACGAACACGACATTAATCGATTTATTTATGCCGCTATGCAACGAGGAGGAATCGAGAACCTCCATCTCAACATGTTTGGTAGACTTTCCTTAAAAGTTAAATTACTTACTACCATTTTCAGTTGTAAGACACTTGTTGTTCTTCATTTGAGAAAGGTAAATTTGAAAGATCTTTCGAATGTGACTGTGGATTTACCTCGCCTCAAAACTCTCCATTTGACTCGTGTACTTTTTGAACGCTTTGAATATCTTCCAAAGCTTCTATCAAGATGTCCCATTCTTGAGGAATTGCATATAAAACATGTTCCACAGAGATTTGTTTTCCAGGAAAACTCTCAATGCTTACCGAATTTGATTAGAGCAAACTTTTCTTGTCCGAATGATCTATTTTCGAATGTTCTATTTACTTTGTGTTGCAGGGCAGAGGTTCTGCGTGTAGAAATG GAATTGTTTTACTTCGAGTGGAACTGGCAATTTCCTATGTATCTCAATCTAACCTATATCAAGCTTATCCTGAAGAATAAACATCCTGAGAAGTGGAAGTGGTTGCTAGAAGTGCTGAATTGTTGTCCTAAGCTTCAAAATCTTACCATTCATGAGGTTTTTAGTAAACCGCTATTGTGCCGCCGTATGAAATTTAGTACAAAGTATTGTCAAATAGCTGCTATAATATATAGCACTGTAGCATAA
- the LOC123893288 gene encoding G-type lectin S-receptor-like serine/threonine-protein kinase At1g11300 isoform X2: MATEVKTSQLTILMDSPFIMKRRNHLKIDFNNYTNMFLFFILSMLCFDFIDVSVAIDTITSTQFIKDPETLSSKSGNFTLGFFSPENSTNRYVGIWWQPQFTVVSVLNRDQPLKDSSGVVKISDDGNDLVVLNGKKEVIWTSDVPNIATNSSSILLDSGNLVLVEGTTGKTIWESFEHPSNVMLPNMKLTGNKITGEKVKLTSWKTPFDPSIGSFTLSVERLLIPEVFIWNETRPYWRTGPWNGKIFTGVPNMKTHYLSGIRVIDDGEGNVLFFEITTDTVGLIIYNLTSEGNCEEKWWDEKKKEWKQTSNIHETECDIYGVCGTFASCNSQNSPICSCLKGFEPKNKEEWNRQNWTGCVRRTPLQQCERERNQNTSADKKADGFLKLQMVKVPDFADGSSLTLSSDTCRNQCLENCSCVAYSYDADIGCMSWSGNLVDIQQFSNGGLYLYIRVAHTELDKERNITVIIIITVIAGTVLVLACAYIMWRRISNKHARNRSGSAIGELSQVKLQELLLLDLGKLATATNNFHSSNKLGQGGFGPVYKGTMHDGQEIAVKRLSKSSGQGQAEFMNEVAVISKLQHRNLVRLLGCCVEGEEKMLIYEYMPNKSLDVFLFDTSKSKILDWSKRFSIIEGIARGLLYLHRDSRLKIIHRDLKPSNILLDNELNPKISDFGMARIFGGNEDQENTRRVVGTYGYMSPEYAMQGLFSDKSDVFSFGVLLLEIISGRRNSKFYDCENSLTLLGFVWIQWTEDNILSLIDPEIYDPIHYKYMFRSIHIGLLCVQEFSIDRPTMAAVTSMLNSEILDLPPPKKPAFILRQNMLSSLSSDENNDGLHSINLVSISDLQGR, translated from the exons ATGGCTACAGAAGTAAAAACCAGTcaattaacaatactaatgGATTCACCATTTATCATGAAAAGAAGGAATCATCTAAAAATAGATTTCAACAACTACACAAATATGTTTCTGTTCTTCATTTTGAGCATGctatgttttgattttataGATGTCAGTGTTGCCATAGACACTATTACATCAACTCAGTTTATCAAGGACCCTGAAACTCTAAGCTCCAAGAGTGGTAACTTCACTTTAGGCTTCTTCAGCCCTGAAAATTCGACGAATCGCTATGTTGGAATTTGGTGGCAGCCACAGTTCACAGTTGTATCGGTGCTTAACAGAGACCAACCTCTCAAAGATTCTTCTGGTGTTGTTAAAATATCTGATGATGGTAATGATCTTGTGGTACTCAATGGAAAGAAAGAGGTGATTTGGACATCAGATGTGCCAAATATCGCAACCAATTCAAGTTCCATACTTTTGGATTCAGGCAACCTTGTTCTAGTTGAAGGCACAACAGGAAAAACTATATGGGAGAGTTTCGAACATCCTTCAAATGTAATGTTACCAAACATGAAACTTACAGGCAACAAAATAACAGGTGAGAAAGTAAAACTCACATCATGGAAAACACCATTTGATCCATCTATTGGAAGCTTCACTTTAAGTGTTGAAAGACTTCTTATACCTGAAGTTTTCATTTGGAATGAAACTCGGCCATATTGGCGCACCGGTCCTTGGAATGGTAAGATTTTTACAGGGGTTCCTAATATGAAAACTCATTATCTCAGTGGTATACGTGTTATAGATGATGGAGAAGGAAATGTTTTGTTCTTTGAAATAACGACGGATACAGTTGGTCTCATAATCTATAATCTGACTTCAGAAGGAAATTGTGAAGAGAAATGGTGggatgaaaagaagaaagaatggAAACAAACATCGAATATTCATGAAACAGAATGTGATATTTATGGTGTATGTGGAACTTTTGCAAGCTGTAATTCACAGAATTCACCAATATGTAGCTGTTTGAAAGGGTTTGAGCCAAAGAACAAAGAGGAATGGAATAGACAGAATTGGACTGGGTGTGTTAGGAGGACACCTCTGCAGCAGTGTGAAAGAGAAAGAAACCAAAACACAAGTGCTGACAAAAAAGCTGATGGTTTTTTAAAACTGCAGATGGTAAAAGTTCCTGATTTTGCAGATGGGTCATCTCTAACACTTTCATCAGATACATGCAGAAACCAGTGTTTGGAGAATTGTTCTTGTGTTGCATATTCATATGATGCTGACATTGGTTGTATGTCTTGGTCTGGAAATCTAGTTGACATACAACAATTTTCAAATGGCGGACTTTACTTATATATTCGCGTAGCACACACGGAACTTG ATAAAGAGAGAAACATTACGGTCATCATTATTATAACAGTGATAGCCGGAACTGTCTTGGTTCTTGCTTGTGCATATATCATGTGGAGAAGGATATCTAACAAGCACG CAAGAAACCGAAGTGGAAGCGCAATTGGAGAACTGTCACAAGTTAAACTCCAAGAACTATTACTATTAGATTTAGGTAAGCTTGCAACTGCGACCAACAACTTTCACTCATCCAACAAACTTGGGCAGGGTGGTTTTGGACCAGTATACAAG GGGACAATGCATGATGGTCAGGAAATAGCGGTTAAAAGACTTTCTAAGTCATCCGGACAAGGTCAGGCAGAATTCATGAATGAAGTAGCGGTGATTTCTAAACTTCAACACCGAAATCTTGTAAGACTTCTTGGCTGCTGCGTTGAAGGAGAGGAAAAAATGTTGATATATGAGTACATGCCAAACAAAAGTTTGGATGTGTTTCTCTTTG ATAcatcaaaaagtaaaattcttGATTGGAGTAAACGCTTTAGCATAATAGAAGGAATAGCTCGAGGATTGTTGTATCTTCACAGAGATTCCAGGCTAAAAATTATACATAGAGATTTGAAGCCAAGTAATATCTTACTAGATAATGAGCTTAATCCAAAAATATCAGACTTTGGTATGGCCAGAATCTTTGGAGGTAATGAAGATCAAGAAAATACTAGAAGAGTTGTCGGAACTTA TGGCTATATGTCTCCAGAATACGCAATGCAAGGACTGTTTTCCGATAAATCTGATGTGTTTAGCTTTGGAGTTTTGCTTCTTGAGATAATAAGCGGACGacgaaattcaaaattttatgatTGCGAGAATTCTCTAACCCTTTTAGGATTT GTGTGGATACAATGGACAGAAGACAATATTTTATCTCTCATAGATCCAGAAATATATGATCCTATccattataaatatatgtttaggTCCATACACATAGGACTTCTGTGTGTACAGGAATTTTCCATAGACAGACCAACTATGGCTGCTGTAACTTCAATGCTTAATAGTGAGATTTTAGATCTTCCTCCTCCAAAGAAACCTGCATTCATACTGAGACAGAATATGCTAAGCTCATTGTCGTCTGACGAGAACAATGATGGCTTGCATTCTATCAACTTAGTCAGTATTTCAGACCTCCAGGGAAGATAG
- the LOC123893293 gene encoding aspartic proteinase 36-like isoform X1, which yields MVELVILMFKDNCLSKFLTKKMHIFKFSITYGDGSTTAGSFVNDSLTFNQVNGNLHNAAENSSVVFGCGAKQSGTLGSSSDEALDGIIGFGQSNSSVLSQLAASGKVKRIFSHCLDSINGGGTFSIGEVVEPKFNTTPLVPNIHPLNHIPEVQAMKWSIRLRPGRFFTVPEELRAPQESQHGDAVMEAFVKGRSGSVLGKGSILKMCSMNPRH from the exons ATGGTGGAGTTAGTAATTTTGATGTTCAAGGACAATTGTCTCTCCAAATTCTTAACCAAGAAGATGCACATATTCAAGTTCAG CATAACTTATGGAGATGGAAGTACAACCGCTGGATCCTTTGTGAATGATTCTCTTACATTCAACCAAGTAAATGGTAATCTCCATAATGCAGCAGAAAATAGCAGTGTGGTTTTTGG GTGCGGCGCTAAACAATCTGGGACATTGGGTTCATCTTCTGATGAAGCCCTTGATGGAATCATTGGTTTTGGACAATCAAATTCTTCTGTGCTTTCACAGCTTGCTGCATCTGGAAAGGTGAAAAGAATATTTTCGCACTGCCTTGATAGTATCAATGGAGGAGGAACATTTTCCATAGGGGAAGTGGTGGAGCCAAAATTTAACACTACTCCATTGGTACCAAATAT TCATCCTTTGAATCACATACCGGAGGTGCAGGCTATGAAATGGAGCATAAGACTGAGACCGGGGCGATTTTTCACTGTCCCT GAAGAGTTGAGAGCACCGCAAGAGTCTCAACATGGAGATGCAGTGATGGAAGCATTTGTTAAGGGCCGGAGTGGTTCAGTTCTGGGAAAAGGCTCCATACTAAAAAT GTGTTCGATGAACCCACGTCATTAA